A section of the Bacillus sp. HSf4 genome encodes:
- the dapB gene encoding 4-hydroxy-tetrahydrodipicolinate reductase has protein sequence MSKETIKIVIAGPRGRMGSEAVKLVEDTPHFELRGAIDRTYNREKLADVMPCRSEAVIYTDIYECFSETAPDVLIDLTTPEIGKVHTKIALEHGVRPVVGTTGFSESDLNELMELTDEKGIGAIIAPNFALGAVLMMKFSQMAASYFSDVEIIEQHHDQKLDAPSGTALKTAEMISAVREAKQQGHPDEQEILPGARGAEQNGIRLHSVRLPGLIAHQEVLFGGDGQTLKIRHDSYNRASFMSGVKLAVEQVMKIDQLVYGLENIIE, from the coding sequence ATGTCAAAGGAAACAATCAAAATCGTCATAGCAGGACCGCGAGGAAGAATGGGAAGCGAAGCGGTTAAGCTTGTAGAAGACACCCCTCATTTTGAGCTGCGAGGTGCAATAGACCGTACATACAATCGGGAGAAGCTGGCAGATGTGATGCCTTGCCGGTCAGAGGCCGTCATATATACAGACATATACGAATGTTTTTCAGAAACAGCTCCGGATGTGCTGATCGATTTAACAACGCCGGAAATCGGCAAGGTCCATACCAAAATCGCCTTGGAGCACGGCGTCCGTCCTGTCGTGGGAACGACCGGATTTTCTGAAAGCGACCTGAATGAGCTGATGGAGCTGACGGATGAGAAAGGGATCGGTGCGATCATTGCGCCCAACTTTGCGCTCGGGGCCGTCCTGATGATGAAGTTTTCACAGATGGCCGCCAGCTATTTTTCCGATGTTGAAATCATCGAGCAGCACCATGATCAAAAGCTCGATGCGCCAAGCGGAACAGCTTTGAAAACAGCGGAAATGATTTCGGCAGTCCGCGAAGCGAAACAGCAGGGCCATCCTGATGAACAAGAAATTTTGCCGGGCGCAAGAGGTGCAGAGCAAAACGGAATCCGCCTCCACAGCGTCCGTTTGCCGGGACTGATCGCCCACCAGGAAGTGCTGTTCGGCGGAGACGGCCAAACTCTTAAAATCCGCCATGATTCATATAACCGCGCATCCTTTATGTCCGGGGTGAAATTGGCTGTTGAACAAGTCATGAAAATCGATCAGCTTGTCTACGGCCTGGAAAATATTATAGAGTAA
- a CDS encoding nucleotide pyrophosphohydrolase — MAKEKTMKEIQREVDEYIGQFKEGYFSPLAMMARLTEELGELAREVNHHYGEKPKKKTEAEKKIDEEIGDVLFVLVCLANSLHISLDEAHDMVMEKFNTRDKDRWTRKEEGK; from the coding sequence ATGGCGAAGGAAAAAACGATGAAAGAGATACAGCGTGAGGTTGATGAATATATCGGCCAATTTAAAGAGGGCTACTTCAGTCCGCTTGCGATGATGGCCAGGCTGACAGAAGAACTCGGAGAACTGGCGAGGGAAGTCAACCATCATTACGGAGAAAAGCCAAAGAAAAAAACAGAAGCTGAAAAGAAAATTGACGAAGAAATAGGAGACGTTCTGTTTGTTTTGGTTTGTCTGGCCAATTCGCTTCATATATCATTGGATGAAGCGCATGATATGGTCATGGAGAAATTCAACACCCGTGACAAAGACCGCTGGACAAGAAAAGAAGAAGGAAAGTAG
- a CDS encoding YitT family protein, with amino-acid sequence MLGNIRMKNVLFILAGAAVFSFGLVHFNMQNNLSEGGFTGITLLLYFLFHIDPSISNLVLNIPVFIIGWKLLGRTVFSYTILGTVGLSVFLWIFQRYQIHMPLQHDLALAALFAGVFIGTGLGIIFKYGGTTGGVDIIVRLINKYFQVPMGKAMFVFDACVITLSLIFYLSYKEAMYTLVAVFVASKVIDFMQEGGYAAKGATIISEKNDQIQQKIIEEMERGVTVLKGQGSYTKTERDVLYCVVPKNEVFLLKNVITSIDPHAFVAVSDVHDVLGEGFTLDENKNPIT; translated from the coding sequence ATGCTCGGAAATATCAGAATGAAAAACGTCTTGTTTATATTGGCAGGTGCCGCAGTGTTTTCTTTTGGACTCGTGCATTTTAACATGCAGAACAACCTTTCGGAGGGCGGTTTTACCGGAATCACTCTGCTGCTTTACTTTTTGTTTCATATTGATCCTTCCATTTCCAACCTGGTATTAAACATTCCGGTTTTTATTATCGGCTGGAAGCTTCTTGGGCGAACGGTTTTTTCCTACACCATTCTCGGGACAGTCGGCTTGTCCGTGTTTTTGTGGATTTTCCAGCGTTATCAGATCCATATGCCCCTTCAGCATGACCTTGCGCTGGCCGCACTTTTTGCCGGAGTTTTTATCGGAACAGGGTTGGGGATTATTTTTAAATACGGGGGAACGACAGGCGGCGTCGATATTATCGTACGGCTCATCAACAAGTATTTTCAAGTCCCGATGGGAAAAGCGATGTTTGTTTTTGATGCCTGTGTCATCACGCTGTCGCTGATTTTTTACCTTTCCTATAAGGAAGCCATGTACACGCTTGTCGCCGTATTTGTCGCTTCCAAAGTGATTGATTTTATGCAGGAAGGCGGATACGCGGCAAAAGGTGCCACCATCATTTCTGAAAAGAACGATCAGATTCAGCAAAAAATCATCGAAGAAATGGAAAGAGGTGTCACCGTCTTAAAAGGCCAAGGTTCTTATACGAAAACAGAGCGGGATGTATTATACTGCGTCGTCCCGAAAAACGAAGTGTTCCTGTTGAAAAATGTGATTACTTCCATAGATCCGCATGCATTTGTCGCTGTAAGCGATGTTCATGATGTACTCGGGGAAGGTTTTACATTGGATGAAAACAAAAACCCCATCACCTGA
- the ypjB gene encoding sporulation protein YpjB, producing MIRKVILCMLLALVVPANGLKAEDSSALEELTELSDTVFQLTRQAQYEEAVQILQYFEKRLKTAKRDGAEDVMTGSEIRQVNLAYHDLLKSLENEGTAKNDKFKTAAQFRMLMDAIESDHDPLWGSLKKPIMDSFRALKAGIQKEDSLTFREKWNHFLSLYETIYPSLTIDISPKQLKNVSNHIEVVDHGDFQQMTESSKLERLTMLEKDLEDVFNQVEEDDADPSLLWVILTTGSIILSTLTYVGFRKYKAEGDKRKKREKDWPK from the coding sequence ATGATACGAAAGGTGATCCTTTGCATGCTGCTTGCGCTTGTTGTTCCTGCGAACGGTTTAAAAGCGGAAGATTCATCCGCTTTAGAGGAGCTGACCGAACTGTCTGATACGGTATTCCAATTAACAAGACAGGCTCAGTATGAGGAGGCAGTTCAGATTCTTCAATATTTTGAAAAGCGGCTGAAAACCGCAAAGAGAGACGGGGCTGAAGATGTGATGACAGGTTCCGAGATCCGCCAGGTTAACCTGGCATACCACGATCTGCTGAAAAGCCTGGAAAACGAAGGAACGGCGAAAAATGACAAGTTCAAAACCGCCGCCCAGTTTAGAATGCTGATGGATGCCATCGAATCCGATCATGATCCGCTTTGGGGTTCATTAAAAAAACCGATCATGGATTCATTCAGGGCGCTAAAAGCCGGTATTCAGAAAGAAGACAGCCTGACGTTTCGGGAAAAGTGGAATCATTTTTTATCATTGTATGAAACGATTTATCCGAGCTTAACGATTGATATCTCGCCGAAGCAGTTAAAGAATGTATCCAACCATATCGAAGTTGTCGATCACGGCGATTTTCAGCAGATGACGGAAAGCAGCAAGCTTGAGCGTTTGACGATGCTGGAAAAAGACTTGGAAGATGTCTTTAATCAGGTGGAGGAAGATGACGCAGACCCTTCCTTGTTGTGGGTCATTTTGACAACCGGAAGCATCATTTTATCCACCCTGACATATGTGGGGTTCAGAAAGTATAAAGCAGAAGGGGACAAGCGCAAAAAAAGAGAAAAAGATTGGCCGAAATAA
- a CDS encoding DUF1405 domain-containing protein, with protein MKLISYILGQKPMTIMLLIINFLGTVYGYYWYLPQLTNTPAKFLIFVPDSPTATLFFLFVLIGLLLKSNASLFEALALVTLVKYGLWAVVMNILVLVTTGSLHWTGYMLIASHFAMAVQGVLYAPYYRFKGWHLALAAVWTLHNDIIDYVFGMMPNYSMLDQYMPQIGYFTFWLSIASIGLAYYLVLSKKAFKL; from the coding sequence TTGAAATTGATATCTTACATACTTGGGCAAAAGCCGATGACGATCATGCTTTTGATCATTAATTTTTTGGGAACGGTGTACGGCTATTATTGGTATCTTCCCCAGCTGACGAATACACCTGCAAAATTTTTGATCTTTGTCCCTGACAGCCCGACAGCCACCCTGTTTTTTTTATTTGTCCTAATCGGCCTTTTATTGAAGAGCAACGCTTCTCTCTTTGAAGCGCTTGCGCTTGTGACGCTCGTCAAATACGGCCTCTGGGCCGTTGTCATGAATATCCTCGTGCTTGTGACGACCGGAAGCCTGCATTGGACGGGATATATGCTGATTGCATCCCATTTTGCCATGGCAGTGCAAGGTGTTCTGTATGCACCATATTACCGGTTCAAAGGATGGCATTTGGCGCTTGCGGCAGTTTGGACGCTGCACAATGACATCATTGATTATGTGTTTGGAATGATGCCCAATTATTCGATGCTTGATCAATACATGCCGCAAATCGGCTATTTTACATTTTGGCTCAGCATTGCTTCGATCGGCTTGGCCTATTACCTTGTCCTGTCCAAAAAAGCATTCAAACTGTAA
- a CDS encoding menaquinol-cytochrome c reductase cytochrome b/c subunit, which translates to MKRGKGMKFVGDSRIPAERKPNIPKDYSEFPGKTEAFWPNFLLKEWLVGAVFLIGFLVLTVVHEPPLERMADPTDTGYIPLPDWYFLFLYQLLKYEYAAGPYTVVGAIVIPAIAFGALLLAPFLDRGPERRPYKRPVAVGLMLLALAATVFLTWQSVATHDWAAAEEQGKIKEEADIDTSAAGYKLYQEQGCISCHGDNMQGGAAGPSLVDNGLSPEEIAKIAKEGKGQMPAGVFKGSDKELKELSKFISETTAK; encoded by the coding sequence ATGAAAAGGGGAAAAGGAATGAAATTTGTCGGAGATTCGAGGATTCCGGCGGAAAGAAAACCGAATATTCCAAAAGATTATTCCGAGTTTCCGGGAAAAACGGAAGCGTTCTGGCCGAACTTTCTGCTTAAAGAATGGCTTGTCGGCGCGGTTTTTCTCATCGGTTTTCTTGTGCTGACAGTCGTTCACGAACCTCCGCTCGAGCGGATGGCGGATCCGACGGATACCGGCTACATACCTTTGCCAGACTGGTATTTTCTATTTCTGTACCAATTGCTCAAGTATGAATATGCTGCCGGACCGTATACGGTGGTCGGCGCCATTGTCATTCCGGCGATTGCATTCGGGGCGCTCCTGTTGGCCCCGTTTCTCGACAGGGGCCCAGAGAGAAGGCCTTATAAACGCCCGGTTGCCGTAGGGCTAATGCTTTTAGCGCTGGCGGCGACGGTTTTCTTAACATGGCAGTCGGTTGCCACCCACGATTGGGCCGCCGCTGAAGAGCAGGGGAAAATCAAAGAGGAAGCCGATATTGATACGAGTGCAGCAGGCTACAAGCTTTACCAGGAGCAGGGCTGTATCTCATGCCACGGAGATAATATGCAGGGAGGGGCCGCCGGACCGTCTCTCGTCGATAACGGATTGTCTCCTGAAGAAATTGCAAAAATCGCCAAAGAAGGAAAGGGACAAATGCCAGCCGGCGTCTTTAAAGGATCAGATAAAGAACTGAAAGAACTGTCTAAGTTCATCTCTGAAACAACAGCCAAGTAA
- the qcrB gene encoding menaquinol-cytochrome c reductase cytochrome b subunit, translating to MLNKIYDWVDERLDITPLWRDIADHEVPEHVNPAHHFSAFVYCFGGLTFFVTVIQVLSGMFLTMYYVPDIKNAWESVYYLQNEVAFGQIVRGMHHWGASLVIVMMFLHTLRVFFQGAYKKPRELNWIVGVLIFFVMLGLGFTGYLLPWDMKALFATKVGLQIAEATPLIGSQIKTLLAGHPDIVGAQTLARFFAIHVFFLPAALFALMAAHFIMIRKQGISGPL from the coding sequence ATGCTAAACAAAATTTATGACTGGGTTGATGAAAGACTGGATATCACGCCGCTTTGGCGGGATATTGCCGATCATGAAGTTCCTGAACATGTCAATCCCGCTCACCATTTTTCCGCCTTTGTATACTGCTTCGGGGGACTGACGTTTTTCGTAACGGTGATTCAGGTTCTTTCCGGCATGTTTTTGACGATGTACTATGTTCCCGACATTAAAAACGCCTGGGAATCGGTTTATTACCTGCAAAATGAAGTGGCATTCGGGCAGATCGTAAGAGGGATGCATCATTGGGGGGCAAGCTTGGTCATCGTGATGATGTTTCTTCATACGCTGAGGGTTTTCTTCCAGGGGGCTTATAAAAAGCCGAGGGAGCTGAACTGGATCGTCGGCGTGCTGATCTTCTTTGTCATGCTCGGGTTAGGATTTACAGGCTACCTTCTGCCTTGGGATATGAAAGCTCTGTTTGCGACGAAAGTCGGTTTGCAGATTGCTGAAGCGACACCGCTGATCGGGTCGCAAATCAAAACACTGCTTGCCGGTCATCCTGATATTGTCGGCGCTCAGACGTTGGCGCGCTTTTTCGCCATACACGTCTTTTTCCTGCCAGCCGCTCTGTTCGCCCTTATGGCAGCACACTTTATCATGATTCGGAAGCAAGGCATTTCAGGGCCGCTTTAA
- a CDS encoding ubiquinol-cytochrome c reductase iron-sulfur subunit, producing the protein MSEKRHRVSRRQFLNYTLTGVGGFMAAGMLMPMVRFALDPVLRPTEEQDMVQVVSVDELTNEPQRFDFKIKQVDAWYESEESRSAWVFKNGEEIVALSPVCKHLGCTVNWNSDPKNPNKFFCPCHYGLYEKDGTNVPGTPPLAPLDRYEQEVKDGFLYLGKAKPRKEG; encoded by the coding sequence ATGAGCGAAAAAAGACATCGGGTATCCAGACGTCAATTTTTGAACTACACGCTGACCGGAGTCGGCGGTTTTATGGCGGCCGGAATGCTCATGCCTATGGTTCGCTTCGCGCTCGATCCGGTTTTAAGACCGACTGAGGAACAGGACATGGTTCAGGTTGTCAGCGTTGATGAACTGACAAATGAACCGCAGCGCTTCGACTTTAAAATCAAGCAAGTCGACGCCTGGTACGAGTCTGAAGAATCGAGGTCTGCGTGGGTTTTCAAAAATGGGGAAGAAATTGTAGCTTTATCACCGGTTTGTAAACATTTGGGGTGCACGGTCAACTGGAACAGCGATCCTAAAAATCCGAACAAGTTCTTTTGTCCGTGCCATTACGGGCTTTATGAAAAGGATGGTACCAACGTACCCGGAACTCCGCCTCTGGCTCCGCTAGACCGCTATGAGCAAGAGGTTAAAGACGGCTTTCTTTACTTAGGAAAAGCCAAGCCGAGGAAGGAAGGGTGA
- a CDS encoding YpiF family protein yields the protein MKWNAHDADVYLNAKEYIDTAVIPLISVQLGDQFKSAVSKGEFTSILAEELERQLKGRVYLFPPYTYLHADEKSAEDLADLEEMAARHFRHIVFLTTDERWKQVLGNEQKLLWIPAIPLEHMKDSLKQKLLEDQIEQILNILLQNWNS from the coding sequence GTGAAATGGAATGCGCATGATGCGGATGTTTATCTGAATGCAAAAGAATATATCGATACAGCCGTGATCCCGCTGATTTCGGTTCAGTTGGGGGATCAATTCAAATCGGCCGTATCAAAAGGGGAATTTACGTCTATACTGGCAGAAGAGCTGGAGAGGCAGCTGAAGGGCCGCGTCTACCTGTTTCCGCCCTATACATATTTGCACGCTGATGAGAAAAGCGCCGAGGATCTTGCTGATCTGGAGGAAATGGCAGCTCGGCATTTCCGGCACATCGTGTTTTTGACGACGGACGAGCGCTGGAAGCAAGTGCTTGGAAATGAGCAGAAACTGCTTTGGATTCCGGCGATTCCTCTCGAACATATGAAAGATTCATTAAAGCAAAAGCTTTTGGAAGACCAAATTGAGCAAATATTGAACATTTTGTTACAAAATTGGAACTCTTAA
- a CDS encoding ReoY family proteolytic degradation factor, producing MQTPVSVNEKKDFIRWFLNHYQLKRRECVWILNYLMSHDSLMEKVHFVEQAEFCPRGIIMSTHCVEEVPFRFYKENVMTTDAEKSFHDIRLNKQQDLFIQLNFRSAYNSPEYAAVLEANPHIPKDLYENEKDKIVAEQILEHSISTFQRQKLLREIDEALDRQDKESFEKLAKQLNQLR from the coding sequence ATGCAGACCCCTGTTTCTGTCAATGAAAAAAAAGATTTTATCCGCTGGTTTTTAAACCACTATCAGCTAAAGCGTAGAGAGTGTGTATGGATTCTGAATTATTTAATGAGCCATGACTCGCTGATGGAAAAAGTGCATTTTGTCGAGCAGGCCGAATTTTGCCCAAGGGGCATTATCATGTCCACCCACTGTGTCGAAGAAGTGCCTTTTCGTTTTTATAAAGAAAACGTCATGACGACCGATGCAGAGAAATCGTTTCATGATATCAGGCTGAATAAGCAGCAGGATCTCTTCATCCAGCTGAATTTCCGTTCAGCTTATAATTCACCGGAATACGCGGCTGTTTTGGAAGCTAATCCGCATATTCCGAAAGACCTGTACGAAAATGAAAAAGATAAGATTGTCGCTGAACAGATTTTGGAGCACTCCATTTCTACATTTCAGAGACAAAAGCTGCTGCGGGAAATAGATGAAGCACTAGACCGCCAAGATAAAGAAAGCTTCGAAAAACTTGCGAAACAACTGAATCAGCTGCGATAA
- a CDS encoding tetratricopeptide repeat protein — MNTSIQEAIKLVEAGHTESGLKKLADIESSLHDEDKLIAAQLYYEWGIVDKAIAIVNDLHELYPEETELTCFYAELLIETDQEEKALAVLETIPETDQAYPESLLLMADLYQMQGLFEVSEQKLLKAKSILTDEPVIDFALGELYFTQGAYGKAVRQYKKAAREKAVIGGVNVYQRLAESLSSSGEFEEALEWYEKAAQENPEPNTLFGFGFTAWKAGYSKTAIKQLTELKEMDPSYSSLYKPLANSYEAEGLYEEAFETAKEGIRVDEFNKELYLSAAKAALKTKRHSEAADLLREALALDPGYIEAVQTLLALYLEEEDYEGIIDLVHEVRKYGEDDPKFSWFLASAYRGEEEYGKASQEYESAFEHYRDDGDFLYEYSRFLLEEGRRKEALPLLKKLAELNPADTETQEMIFRIEDENSFE; from the coding sequence TTGAATACTTCGATTCAAGAAGCCATAAAATTAGTTGAAGCAGGCCATACGGAAAGCGGATTGAAAAAGCTTGCTGATATCGAGTCCAGTCTTCATGATGAAGACAAATTAATAGCAGCCCAGCTGTACTATGAATGGGGAATTGTTGATAAAGCAATTGCCATTGTGAATGATTTGCATGAACTTTATCCGGAAGAAACAGAACTGACTTGTTTTTATGCTGAGCTCCTCATTGAAACCGATCAGGAAGAAAAAGCGCTCGCGGTCCTGGAAACGATTCCGGAAACAGATCAGGCATACCCGGAAAGCCTGCTCTTGATGGCCGATCTCTATCAGATGCAAGGACTGTTTGAAGTCAGCGAGCAGAAGCTCTTGAAGGCGAAATCGATTTTGACAGATGAACCGGTGATCGATTTTGCTTTGGGAGAGTTGTATTTTACTCAAGGGGCTTACGGAAAAGCGGTGCGGCAATACAAAAAAGCAGCCCGTGAAAAAGCTGTCATCGGGGGTGTCAATGTTTATCAGAGGCTGGCTGAATCATTGAGCTCGTCAGGGGAGTTTGAAGAAGCGCTGGAATGGTATGAAAAAGCCGCTCAGGAAAATCCGGAGCCCAATACGCTGTTCGGATTCGGTTTTACCGCTTGGAAAGCGGGGTATTCTAAAACTGCGATCAAGCAGTTGACAGAGCTCAAGGAAATGGATCCGTCCTATTCTTCGCTTTATAAACCTTTGGCGAACAGCTACGAAGCCGAGGGGCTTTATGAGGAGGCCTTTGAAACGGCAAAAGAAGGTATCCGCGTAGATGAATTCAATAAAGAGCTTTACCTTTCTGCAGCAAAAGCAGCCCTTAAAACGAAAAGGCATTCAGAAGCGGCAGATCTCCTTCGTGAAGCGCTGGCGCTTGATCCAGGTTATATTGAAGCTGTCCAAACCCTGCTCGCTCTTTACCTCGAAGAAGAAGACTATGAGGGGATCATTGACCTTGTTCACGAAGTCCGCAAATACGGCGAGGATGACCCTAAATTCAGCTGGTTTCTGGCTTCGGCTTACAGGGGGGAGGAAGAGTATGGGAAGGCTTCGCAGGAATATGAGAGCGCATTTGAGCACTATCGGGATGACGGAGATTTCCTTTACGAGTATTCGCGCTTTTTGCTTGAAGAAGGAAGGCGGAAAGAAGCGCTGCCGCTGTTGAAAAAGCTGGCAGAGCTTAACCCCGCAGACACGGAAACCCAGGAGATGATTTTCAGAATCGAAGACGAAAATTCCTTTGAATAA
- the aroA gene encoding 3-phosphoshikimate 1-carboxyvinyltransferase, with protein sequence MKRGKVSSLNGELHIPGDKSISHRSVMFGAIAEGKTVIKNFLPGADCLSTIECFKKMGVGIEQNESDVTVYGKGLDQLSEPKELLDVGNSGTTIRLMLGILAGRPFHSTVAGDESIAKRPMKRVTEPLQQMGAKIDGRAGGEYTPLSVRGGNLTAIDFQSPVASAQIKSAVLLAGLQADGTTTVTEPHKSRDHTERMLSMFGVTLEESDTSVSITGGQTLKAADVFVPGDISSAAFFLAAGSLVPNSEIVLKNVGLNPTRTGIIDVLEKMGADLEIEPNDAASGEPYGDLKIKTAPLTATEISGDLIPRLIDEIPIIALLATQAEGMTIIKDAAELKVKETNRIDTVASELKKLGARIEPTEDGMKIYGKTQLKGGAEVSSHGDHRIGMMLGIAALICEHPIDILHPEAVSVSYPTFFEHIEKLAKKA encoded by the coding sequence ATGAAAAGAGGAAAAGTCAGTTCACTTAATGGAGAACTTCATATTCCGGGGGATAAGTCGATCTCCCATCGTTCTGTTATGTTTGGCGCCATTGCAGAAGGAAAAACCGTCATCAAAAACTTTTTGCCGGGAGCAGACTGTTTGAGCACGATCGAGTGCTTCAAAAAAATGGGCGTTGGCATCGAACAGAACGAAAGCGACGTCACGGTTTACGGCAAAGGGCTTGATCAGCTCTCTGAGCCGAAAGAGCTTCTTGACGTCGGAAATTCCGGAACGACGATCAGACTGATGCTGGGCATTTTGGCCGGCCGCCCGTTTCACAGTACAGTGGCTGGGGATGAAAGCATCGCCAAAAGGCCGATGAAGCGTGTAACAGAACCGCTTCAGCAAATGGGTGCAAAAATCGACGGCCGCGCCGGGGGAGAATACACACCGCTTTCTGTCCGGGGCGGCAATCTGACAGCGATCGATTTTCAGTCACCTGTTGCCAGCGCGCAAATCAAGTCGGCCGTCCTCCTCGCCGGACTTCAGGCCGACGGCACCACGACGGTGACAGAACCTCACAAATCAAGAGATCACACAGAGCGGATGCTCTCGATGTTCGGCGTTACGCTCGAGGAAAGCGACACCTCTGTTTCGATTACAGGGGGACAGACGTTAAAGGCAGCCGATGTATTCGTCCCTGGAGATATTTCATCAGCGGCATTTTTCCTTGCAGCAGGTTCGCTTGTGCCAAACAGTGAAATCGTTCTGAAAAATGTCGGGTTAAACCCGACAAGAACGGGAATCATCGATGTCCTTGAAAAGATGGGTGCGGATCTCGAAATCGAGCCGAATGATGCCGCAAGCGGCGAACCATACGGCGACTTGAAAATCAAGACGGCGCCCCTGACAGCCACGGAAATTTCCGGTGATTTGATTCCGCGGCTGATCGATGAAATTCCGATCATCGCCCTGCTTGCTACACAGGCTGAAGGGATGACGATCATTAAAGACGCCGCCGAACTGAAGGTGAAGGAAACCAACCGAATCGATACCGTCGCATCCGAGCTGAAAAAACTTGGCGCGCGTATCGAGCCGACCGAAGACGGCATGAAGATCTACGGAAAGACGCAGCTGAAAGGCGGAGCGGAAGTTTCCAGCCATGGCGACCACCGCATCGGCATGATGCTTGGAATTGCCGCTTTGATCTGTGAACATCCAATTGACATCTTACATCCGGAAGCTGTGAGCGTATCGTATCCGACATTTTTTGAACATATCGAAAAGCTTGCAAAAAAAGCCTGA
- a CDS encoding prephenate dehydrogenase, with product MTQSNETIFLAGLGLIGGSIALAIKKEHPERRIIGFDVSGEQARAAQKLGVIDAPAASFLEGIKEASTVILAAPVEQTLYMLDELAASGMKKRMLITDVGSTKQKVVSHAEKVLPNEYQFIGGHPMAGSHKSGVAAAKELLFENAFYILTPSRSADKEAVASLKELLKGTNAKFVEMTPEEHDAVTSVISHFPHIVAASLVHQTVKFEDQYPLVKRFAAGGFRDITRIASSSPAMWRDILLHNKDKIIERFDEWKQELDRIQSFVENEDADGLFEFFRQAKEYRDELPLRQKGAIPSFYDLYVDVPDHPGVISEITAILAEEQISITNIRIIETREEINGVLRISFQSDEDRKRAEKCIQTRAKYETFYAD from the coding sequence ATGACTCAATCAAATGAAACGATATTTTTGGCCGGCTTGGGCTTAATCGGCGGTTCCATTGCCCTAGCTATTAAAAAGGAGCATCCGGAAAGAAGGATCATCGGATTTGATGTTTCCGGAGAGCAGGCAAGAGCCGCACAGAAGCTTGGTGTCATTGACGCCCCGGCCGCTTCTTTTTTAGAAGGAATCAAAGAAGCATCGACGGTTATTCTAGCCGCACCCGTCGAACAGACGCTCTACATGCTCGATGAGCTGGCCGCATCCGGCATGAAGAAAAGGATGCTGATTACCGATGTCGGCAGTACAAAGCAGAAGGTGGTCAGCCATGCTGAAAAAGTTTTGCCTAACGAGTATCAGTTTATCGGCGGCCATCCGATGGCCGGCTCCCACAAATCAGGAGTAGCCGCTGCCAAAGAACTGCTGTTTGAAAATGCGTTCTATATTCTGACGCCTTCCCGCTCCGCCGACAAAGAAGCCGTCGCCTCGTTAAAAGAGCTTTTAAAAGGGACGAATGCAAAGTTTGTGGAAATGACTCCGGAAGAGCATGATGCCGTCACAAGCGTCATCAGCCATTTCCCTCACATCGTGGCGGCCAGCCTCGTCCACCAGACGGTCAAATTCGAAGACCAGTATCCGCTCGTCAAACGTTTTGCCGCAGGCGGTTTCCGCGATATTACGCGGATTGCTTCAAGCAGTCCGGCGATGTGGCGGGACATTCTTCTGCACAATAAAGACAAAATTATCGAGCGGTTTGACGAATGGAAGCAGGAGCTGGACAGAATTCAGTCTTTTGTTGAAAATGAAGATGCAGACGGGCTGTTTGAATTTTTCCGGCAGGCAAAGGAATACCGTGATGAACTGCCTTTGCGGCAAAAAGGCGCGATCCCTTCCTTTTACGATCTTTATGTCGATGTCCCTGACCATCCGGGGGTCATTTCGGAAATAACGGCGATTCTCGCCGAGGAACAAATCAGCATCACGAACATCCGGATTATCGAGACAAGGGAAGAGATAAACGGTGTTCTCCGGATCAGTTTTCAATCTGACGAAGATCGCAAACGAGCTGAAAAATGCATTCAAACGCGCGCAAAATATGAAACATTTTACGCTGATTGA